gcaaaATAGTCATATATTAAGTTTTGGGTTTAATGCTAGATGTATTTAGAGAACTACTCTGCAAAAAAGGTCGCTATCTGTTCGTAGGTGTCGAGATCAAAACTCAGCATAGTATATACGCAAACAATGACCAAAACGAACTACTTAAAAAAGAGCAATCGTGTTTCAATTTTGCCGACGTATCAGGTGAACACCTCTATCAGTAATTTGAAAAATTACGATCTCGGATAAACGGATGGTATTCGAAAGTCGGACTTGAGTACACGTCACGAGGTTCGCCACAACCGTGGATGCCGTGGCAGCGTTCTTCACGAATCAAATCTAAGCCGTTGTTTCGTCTGGCCATAGCCAAACTGTCCGATACCGCGTCAGCTCCAAATTCCGACCCGGCGATCTCGACTTCGTTCATTCCCCTCTATCTTCCTCtcgtcagaactcagaaggaGGGTAAAATCACCGATCCCCCCATTCGCCAGCTCGTTCCTTCGCACCAAATCCCCAATCCCCGCGTCTCCCTCCTCGCGTGCGTGCTCCTCCCCCCAGCCCCCAGGGGAAAAACAACACCGTCACCGAATCCATCGATCCCTACCCACCGCCCGCCGGCCCCCCTCCCAACCGACGCCGCGACCCAGATCCAGATccagatccggcggcggcagcggcggtcgTCGGCCACGATGAACCACCCGTCGCGGTCCGCGCCGGCGTCGTTCCGCGACCGCACCAACGAGTTCCGCTCCGCGGTCGAGAGCGCGCGCCGCCACGTGGCCCcgtcccccgcctcctcctccgccgcctcggcgTCGGCCAGCGGCGGGCCCCTCGACGACTCGCGCTCGGCCGCGTCGGCGCACTCGGAGTTCAACCGCCGCGCGTCCAAGATCGGGCTCGGGATCCACCAGACCTCACAGAAGCTCGCCCGCCTCGCCAAATGTATACCTAACACCTCCCCCCCGTCTCGTTCCATTTCAGTCAGCTCTGGTCCGCTCGTGCTTGCCTCGTTTCCGATTAGTTGAACCGGTGGTAGTTGCGTTGCTCCCCTACCGAGCTGTTGGGATGGGGATCTCTGGATGCGCGTGCTGTGTACTGTAGATAGAGCTCATGCTCGATTGGTTCATAGCCCGGGAAGGGAGCTGCTAACATGTACGGATGACTATATGGTACTCTGCGCTGTAGCTGCGGATGATTGCTACCAGTAGTTAACATGTTTACAGTTGCCATACAAGTAGAAGTAGTGAAAACCTAATATATCCGTATGCTTGTTTTTTACATGGTATTCATATGACATTTGGCTTAGATGCCTGGTATTTTGTTGATCCTTTAGTGGTCATGTACTTACTGGACATCATGTTTTTTCTGTAGTTTGCTTTGCTGGTATCAGGATGGTTGGTCTGCACTTATTTCAACGATATCTGTGCCATCATTCAACTTCATTTACTCATGTCACTCCAGTTTTGTGCATTAGTATCATATATACTCATTTGCGTTGCAGCGAGTGCCCTCTTTTGTCACTTCAAGCGTGAATTGGATGGTTCCTGTCGGGTTAGATGTATTTGGTTGTTGAATAACTTCGTCAGAGATGTCTGCCACTTCAAAAGTGAATTGGCTGGTTCTTCTCGGGTTAGATTCATTTGGTTGTTGAATAACTTAGTCAGAGATGTCATAGTATTGTCATGGATTGAATTTCAGAGGGACACCACAATAAGATGATGTAGATAGATGCACGCCAGCCAGTGCAAATGTGGATTAAATATAGATCGCGTCACGTCCCATTTATAAGAACTAGGCACATTTTGCCAAGAATTCTGCATGGTTTGGCCTCTCGTTTACTCTGGTAATGTTATATTGGATGTGTGTGTTATCAATGACTTAGCTGTGTGGTCCTTGCACTTGGACACAAAGTTATAGGTAGTAAAATTCACAACATTGATCATCGCTGTGAGTAAATATGTCTGGGACTTCTTGATACTATTGAATGAAAAAGTAATGTTCCTATGTAATGCCATTTTATTTGACACATGATCTCCAAGTTGGCTATATTAATCTACATAACTACATAAGTCGATCTGCTAAGGTGCTGACTTGAGATCTAGTTGCACACGTGAGTGAGAAGTTTTGCATGTGATGTTTTCTTTACACAACAAAGCCTTGCCTATGACTTATAATCTTCGCACACGAGTACACAAATATAATGTCAAAACTCGAATAATAATATTGACCTGAAAAATGAGAAGTGTGGACTGTTGCTGATTTTACAACTTGATTATTTACAGTGGCAAAGAGGACATCTGTTTTTGATGACCCTACCTTGGAGATACAAGAGTTGACTGCAGTTGTCAAGAAGGATATTGGTGCTTTGAATAATGCTGTTATGGATCTACAAGTTCTCTGCAATTCACAAAACGAGAGCGGTAATCTTTCCAAGGATACAACAAATCATTCCACTACTGTTGTGGACAACCTGAAAAATCGCCTGATGAGTGCAACAAAAGAATTCAAagaagttcttaccatgcggACAGAGGTcagataaaaatatattagcTTTTCTGATTCAAATACATTGACCTCCAATTTCCTTTGTCTGTGCATTATAAATGTATTCTAAGCCTCGGTTTCCCTGAATGTGCAGAACTTGAAGGTTCATGAAAATAGAAGGCAAATGTTCTCCTCCTCAGCTGCGAAGGATGCATCAAATCCATTTATTCGTCAGCGTCCCCTTGTTCCCAGGGAGGCATCTGACTCCAATGCGAACCCAGCACCATGGGCCAGTGACTCTGCATCTACCCCATTGTTTCAGAGGTACTGTAGCACGTGTTATAGTTTGTTGGCATGTACTTCCATTTCGAGCTGTTATGCACAACTACCTTGGTTTAGGCCTCTACATGCTATAGTTGGAGATAGCACTGCTAAAGCCAGTAAACACTTGGTGCATCATTTTGTCCAATGTCTGTTTTCACATAGCACTATGACTGTTGTAATAAATGATATAGACTTCTagtttaaaacaaaaataaaaatcttaaGTGTCAAAGCTGGCTTTGACAAACAATTCCCTGCCCTTGATTGAACCAGTAGTTTATGAAGGGCTGAAGGCTATAGGGTCATTACTTATTATAGCTGTGGGCAATAGGGGGTCTAGGCCTGGAACCCTGTTATCCAGGTGCCATGATGGCACCTTGGTGGAATGGTGTATAACGATAGGAAGGTAGGGGTAACTGGTTAAGAATTTTCTCATTAAATTGCCCTACAAGTAATACAAAGGCTATGTTTTTTTCCTCATTAGGGAAGTGATAACTAACAAATAGATAAATGCAGATCTATTCTGCTTAGCGAACTAATGTAATTGGACTAATCTTGAATTATCTGCTGCTTAACCGTATAAGGCGCTGCAAGTATTTTCAGTGTGCTTTACAAGTTCTATTTTGAATTTCTGCTTCTGTTCACCAGGAAGAAGACTAATGGAGATCATGgagcatcttcatcatcatctcctGCTTTcatgcagcaacagcagcagttgGCAGTACAGCAAGACACTTACATGCAGAGCAGAGCTGAGGCTCTTCAAAATGTGGAATCAACCATCCATGAGCTGAGCAACATCTTTACACAGCTGGCAACCATGGTATCCCAGCAGGGAGAACTAGCAATCAGGTGAATTTTCTGCCAACCTAGATTGTTCCATCTAGATTCAGGTGTAGACTATCTTACACCTAGAATCCCATTATAAGGCATCACTTGAGTTATCTTTAAATCAGAAGGATATTCGGCATGTGAGCAATAATTTACTGAGACTCTGTTTTCTGACCTTTTGGCCGATTTTTATTAAACTTTCCGGGCATATGTATTCTTAATTGCTCGTGACAAAACTAGTTCAGATGGATTATCTCGGAGAGACTGTTTTCTGCACAAATAGTTTGTTCCATGTTTTTCTTAAATTGCATTGGGTTACAATCTTGGCTTAAACATATTTCTTTTTGTGCTATGTATGACAGAATCGATGAGAACATGGAGGAGACAGTAGCTAACGTGGAGGGAGCGCAGGGGCAGCTCCTGAAGTACCTCAAcagcatttcatcaaacaggTGGCTGATGATGAAGATATTCTTCGTGCTGATGGTTTTCCTCATGATCTTCATATTCTTTGTCGCATGATCCTCCTGTAATACTTGCCTCCCCACAT
The Brachypodium distachyon strain Bd21 chromosome 2, Brachypodium_distachyon_v3.0, whole genome shotgun sequence genome window above contains:
- the LOC100824082 gene encoding syntaxin-32, with protein sequence MNHPSRSAPASFRDRTNEFRSAVESARRHVAPSPASSSAASASASGGPLDDSRSAASAHSEFNRRASKIGLGIHQTSQKLARLAKLAKRTSVFDDPTLEIQELTAVVKKDIGALNNAVMDLQVLCNSQNESGNLSKDTTNHSTTVVDNLKNRLMSATKEFKEVLTMRTENLKVHENRRQMFSSSAAKDASNPFIRQRPLVPREASDSNANPAPWASDSASTPLFQRKKTNGDHGASSSSSPAFMQQQQQLAVQQDTYMQSRAEALQNVESTIHELSNIFTQLATMVSQQGELAIRIDENMEETVANVEGAQGQLLKYLNSISSNRWLMMKIFFVLMVFLMIFIFFVA